The sequence GCGGCCGGGGCATAGGATTTGACGGCTCCAGCGTGGCCGGGTTTACCCAGGTCAAGGCCGGGGACATGATAGTGATCCCGGCCCCGGATACCGTCTTCATGGATCCTTTTGCCAAGCTGCCCACCCTGTCTTTCCTGGGCGAGGTGATAGACGTGGCCACCGGCGAGAAGTTCGACCGCAATCCCCGCTTTATCGCCGAGAAGGCCGAGCAGTACCTGGCCAAGACCGGCTACGCCCCCCAGAGCTTCTGGGGCCCGGAGTTCGAGTTCTACCTGTTTGATTCTGCTCGTTATCAGAACGATGCCCAGCACAGTTTTTTTGAGGTCGACGCCCGCGAGGCCCACTGGAACAGCGGCAAGGACGAAAACCCCAATTTGGGGAACAAGATCGCCCACAAGGGCGGCTATCATGCCGCACCGCCCCACGACCGGTTCTTCGATTTCCGTTCCTCTCTCTGCAAAACCATGGAACAGTGCGGGATACCGGTGAAATACCACCACCACGAGGTGGGCGGGGCCGGGCAGATGGAGATCGAGGTAATGTTCGACACCCTGACCAAGATGGCCGACCGGGCCATGCTGGTCAAATACATAGTCCGCAACGCCTGCTTCCAGGCCGGGCTGACCTGCACCTTCATGCCCAAGCCGCTGTTCGGAGAGCCCGGCAGCGGGATGCACGTCCACCAGTACCTGGCCAAGGACGGCAGTTCACTGTTCTATAAAAAGGGCGGGCTGGTGAACATGTCCGACCTGGCCCTGCATTATCTGGGCGGCCTGCTGAAGCACGCCCCGGCCCTGCTGGCCTTCACCAATCCCTCCACCAACTCCTACCGCCGGCTGGTGCCGGGCTACGAGGCCCCGGTCAGGTCGTCCTACTCGGTGGGCAACCGCACCGCGGCGGTCCGGATCCCCGGCTACCTGACCGATCCCAAGACCATGCGCTACGAGTTCCGCCCGCCCGACGCCACCTGTAACCCCTACCTGGCCTTTGCCGCCATGCTGATGGCCGGGATCGACGGTATCAAGAACAAAATAGACCCGGGCCAGCCGCTGAACAAGGACCTGTTCAGCCTTTCCAAGGCCGACCTGGAGAAGATCCCCACCCTGCCTGCCTCGCTGCCCGAGGCGCTGGAAGCCTTGCGCCGCGACCACCAGTTCCTGCTGCAAGGTGGAGTGTTCAATAAGGACCTGATAGAAGTCTGGACCCAGCTGAAGAGCAAAGAATCCGAGGTCCTGGCCCTAAGGCCCCATCCCTATGAATACGAGCTATACTACGACTGCTGATCTCATAAAACAAAAAGATCAAAACGGAAAAGGAGCCAAGATGAAAAAACTTATTGCGTTTGCGGCCGTTTTTGCCCTGTTGCTGGTCACGGCGGCAAACATAGCCGCCAGCCAGCGGGTGGTAGTGGCTGAGGATTTCACCGGCACCTGGTGTCCCTGGTGCCCCAGCGCCGCCCGGGGGCTTGACCAATTGCATGAAGAAACCGGAGATTCGCTGATTGTATTGGCATATCATGCCGGAGATCCTTATTCTACTGTCGAGTTGGACAGCAGGATTGCATATTACAGCGATCTGGTTCCCGGTTATCCGACAGTGATATTCGATGGTATTGACACCATTGTCGGGGGCAATACTACGACCATGTATGAATATTACCGGCCTTTATTTGACGGTCATAAGGCTGTCACCAGCCCGTTAGAGATAAACCTGGGCCTGTTAAGCCACGACCTTTTGGCGCGGACCGGAACCATGGAGGTGAAAGTAAAAAACACCGGGGCCTTCCCTGATTCGGGCACCCTGCATTTCATCGTGCATGAGAGGAACATCCCCGAGGTCTGGCAGGGCGGCTTGACGGAGGTGGATTTCGTGGCCCGGGATATGATCCCGGACCAGAATGGCGAAGCCTTTTCCTTGGCGGCTGGGGATAGCCTGGTGACCACCCGTGATTTCACCATTGCCCCGGATTGGGCCTTCGGCAACTGCCAGTTCGTGGCTTTTGTCCAGCGGGCTAACAGGCAGATAGTGCAGGGCTCCCAGCTTTATGGTCCGAGCCTTTCGCAGATAAGCGACAGTCTGGTGGAAGTGGGGAACGGCAACGGCTTCAATGAACCGGGCGAATCCTTAAATCTTTTTGTGCGAGTGAGCAACCGTTATTCCCCGACCACTGCCGCTGTAGTGGCTGCTTCGACCCCGGACACATTTGTTACCATCACCAATGGGTTGTGGGACATCGGGACAATGGCGGCCGGCGATACTTCCGACAATTATTCCACCCCGTTTTCCATCAATGTTAAATCTTCGGCCACCATGCCCGATGGACATCCCGTCACAGTGTATATATACAAGAAGATATACAGCTCGCTATATCAGGATACCATCATCAGTGATTTCGATTCGGTTAGTTTTGTGGTGGGTTCTCCGGCCGCGATATATTCCGAAAATTTTGAAGACGGACTGGCTGATTGGAAGGTAGGCTATACTGCTTACACTACCGGGACAAACTGGGATACCACCCAGAGTGATTACCACAGTGCCAACAGCTGCATAGTCAACTCCGAGTTCGGTGATTATGCCAACAAGCAGAACCGGTGGATCCGAATGCTGAACTACATAGATCTGACAAGTTATTCGGCGGCAAAATTATCATGGTACGAAAAATATGATATAGTTGCAGGGGACAAATGCCAGCCGGAAGTATCCACCGACAGTGCCGGAAGCACTTGGAGCACTCTGTCGGCATTTTATAGCGGGAGTGTCGGTTCCTGGCAGAAAAGAACAGTGGACATAACAGGTTACTGCAATAACAAAAAATATTTCCGGGTCGGTTATCGCCTTTTGACCGATACCATAAATGTGGCCAAGGGTTGGTATGTCGACGACATGACCATAGAAGGGTACTTGAAGACCGGGGTTGAGGGAAATCCCTTGGAAACAAACCTATCTGGTCCGGATTTGGTACTTTATAACTGCGTTCCCAACCCCAGCCGGGGAAACCTGAGCCTTAGCTACCAGATACCGGCCAGGGGAAGGATTGAACTCGGCATTTACGACATAACCGGTAGGCTGGTCAAAACGCTGATTAGTCAGACCCAGCCGGCAGGAAAATATCAGGTGAGCTGGGACGGCCGTAACGAGAAAGGGCAAAAAGCTGCCAACGGTGTTTATTTTTACAGCCTTAAAGCCGGGGACAGGACAGCCACCAAAAAGCTGGTGCTGATCAAATAAGAACTTATTTAGTGAAACCTCAAACCCACAACAGGAGCGTGATGGATAATTTATATGCCGTAGTTCTGGCCGGCGGGCGGGGGGAACGGTTTTGGCCCAAAAGCCGCAGCAACATGCCAAAGCAGCTTTTGACCCTGACAGGCCAAAGTTCAATGCTGGGCGAGACCCTGAAACGGGTGGGATCGCTGGCCCCGGTGGGGAGGCAGTGGGTGGTCACCGGCGAGGATCTAGTGAAATCCATAGAAAAGATAGGAATCGTTGGACCCCGGCTGATCGGGGAGCCGGCCGGAAAGAACACCGCTCCGGCCATCGCGGTGGCCGCGGCCGAGATCTCCCGGGAAAACGCCGAGGCTGTGATGATGGTTCTTCCGTCAGATCATTTCATCAACGACATTCCCAGGTTCCAGCAGGCTTTGGAGCAGGGCGTGGCGCTGGCCCGGCGGGGATATCTGGTGACCATCGGCATTAATCCGGACCGTCCCGAGACCGGCTATGGTTACATCGAACGGGGCGAGATGTTGCCCGATTGCAGTATTCCTTGCTTTGTAGTCAAGAGTTTCAGGGAAAAGCCGGACCAGGTCACCGCTCAAAAGTTCGTCAAAAGCGGTTACTTTTACTGGAACGGAGGGATCTTCGTCTGGAAGGCCAAGACCATTCTGGAGCAGATCGAAAAGCATCTGCCGGAACTATCCAAAAAACTGAACGCCTGGCAGAAGCTTGGTGGTTTAAGCGCCGGTCAGGAAAAATTCGCAGAGTTCTACCGCGAAGTGGAAAAGATATCAATCGACTATGGAGTGATGGAGAAGGCGGAGAGAGTGGCGGTGATAAAGGGAGATTTCGGCTGGGACGATCTGGGGTCCTGGGAGGCAGTGGAGCGTTTCCATCCCCGGGATCAGCACCAGAATGTGCTGGTGGGCAACTGCCTGGCCATAGATTCCCAGAACAACCTGGTCTACAGCGACGACGGGGTAGTGGCAGCGCTGGGGCTCAAGGACATCATCATCGTGCAATCCCAGGGCGCAGTGCTGGTCTGCCACCGGTCAAAAGTGCAGGAGGTTCGCAAGGTACTCGAAGAATTGAAGAAAATGCCCGACGGGAAGAAGTTCATGTAGGCAGATATTATTACAATAGACGAGACAGGATTGGCATGATTTTTTCATCGGGACAAACCAAGGATATTATTCATGCGAGCAAGGGATAAATCAACCGTATTTCCATTCACTTTTTTGTCTATTACACAGGAGATCTACCCAAAAATGAAGCACAAGATCCTTTTGGCTGCGGTCCTGCCACTGATTTTCGCGGGATGTTTCGGCAAAAAGCAGGAAGTTCAAAAGCCCCTGGCCGAGCCGGTGGCCGAGGCTCCGGCCAAAACACCATTTCCGGAACAGCCGGCCGCCCAGGCTCCGGCGCCCCAGTCTGAAGCCCCGGCCCCGCAGGATAACTCCGGGATGACGATACCTTCCGGCAGCAAGGGGCCGGTGAACCAGGTGTACGGATGGCGAGTTCAGCTGTTCGTCTCCGGCTCCATCGAGAACGCCCGCCGGGTGGCCGAGGAGGCCCGCTGGAAGTTCAAGGACCAGCAGATCTACATCGCCGAAGCCCTGCCCTATTATAAGGTGCAGGCCGGCAACTGCCTGACCCGCCAGGACGCCGACAATCTTAAGGCCCGGGCCAAGGCCCTGGGCTATCAGGGATCATTCGTAGTGGAGATGGACCTGACCCGTTGATGCCAGGCGACCCAAAGAATAATTTATAAGGAACCCATGAAACCAGTAGATTTTTCATGCCCTTCTCTGCCTGCTTTTACACTACGGCGGACAGGCTGGTTTCCTTATGGTATCCGGTTAATCCGGATCAGGAATCTAAAGTTTTTACTGCCGGCCGTTTTGATGATGGCCGGTCAGGCATTCTGCCAGATGACTTTGCACAAGGCTGCCGATCCAATGGGGCAGGATGTCTCCGGCGACCGGCAGGTGGTGGTGGCCGGAAGGGAGGCTTCCCAGCCTTTGGTGGTCCAGGTCACCAATGCCAAAGGCAAACCTCTGTCCGGGGTCAAAGTACTGTTCGATGTGGCCGGGGGCCAGGCTGCACGGCTGGATAGCACCCAGGCCAAAACCGATATCC is a genomic window of candidate division TA06 bacterium containing:
- the glnA gene encoding type I glutamate--ammonia ligase — its product is MTLKQIFAMAKKNKVEFVAVKFVDLLGKWHQITVPSHELKPELFERGRGIGFDGSSVAGFTQVKAGDMIVIPAPDTVFMDPFAKLPTLSFLGEVIDVATGEKFDRNPRFIAEKAEQYLAKTGYAPQSFWGPEFEFYLFDSARYQNDAQHSFFEVDAREAHWNSGKDENPNLGNKIAHKGGYHAAPPHDRFFDFRSSLCKTMEQCGIPVKYHHHEVGGAGQMEIEVMFDTLTKMADRAMLVKYIVRNACFQAGLTCTFMPKPLFGEPGSGMHVHQYLAKDGSSLFYKKGGLVNMSDLALHYLGGLLKHAPALLAFTNPSTNSYRRLVPGYEAPVRSSYSVGNRTAAVRIPGYLTDPKTMRYEFRPPDATCNPYLAFAAMLMAGIDGIKNKIDPGQPLNKDLFSLSKADLEKIPTLPASLPEALEALRRDHQFLLQGGVFNKDLIEVWTQLKSKESEVLALRPHPYEYELYYDC
- a CDS encoding T9SS type A sorting domain-containing protein — encoded protein: MKKLIAFAAVFALLLVTAANIAASQRVVVAEDFTGTWCPWCPSAARGLDQLHEETGDSLIVLAYHAGDPYSTVELDSRIAYYSDLVPGYPTVIFDGIDTIVGGNTTTMYEYYRPLFDGHKAVTSPLEINLGLLSHDLLARTGTMEVKVKNTGAFPDSGTLHFIVHERNIPEVWQGGLTEVDFVARDMIPDQNGEAFSLAAGDSLVTTRDFTIAPDWAFGNCQFVAFVQRANRQIVQGSQLYGPSLSQISDSLVEVGNGNGFNEPGESLNLFVRVSNRYSPTTAAVVAASTPDTFVTITNGLWDIGTMAAGDTSDNYSTPFSINVKSSATMPDGHPVTVYIYKKIYSSLYQDTIISDFDSVSFVVGSPAAIYSENFEDGLADWKVGYTAYTTGTNWDTTQSDYHSANSCIVNSEFGDYANKQNRWIRMLNYIDLTSYSAAKLSWYEKYDIVAGDKCQPEVSTDSAGSTWSTLSAFYSGSVGSWQKRTVDITGYCNNKKYFRVGYRLLTDTINVAKGWYVDDMTIEGYLKTGVEGNPLETNLSGPDLVLYNCVPNPSRGNLSLSYQIPARGRIELGIYDITGRLVKTLISQTQPAGKYQVSWDGRNEKGQKAANGVYFYSLKAGDRTATKKLVLIK
- a CDS encoding mannose-1-phosphate guanylyltransferase, whose amino-acid sequence is MDNLYAVVLAGGRGERFWPKSRSNMPKQLLTLTGQSSMLGETLKRVGSLAPVGRQWVVTGEDLVKSIEKIGIVGPRLIGEPAGKNTAPAIAVAAAEISRENAEAVMMVLPSDHFINDIPRFQQALEQGVALARRGYLVTIGINPDRPETGYGYIERGEMLPDCSIPCFVVKSFREKPDQVTAQKFVKSGYFYWNGGIFVWKAKTILEQIEKHLPELSKKLNAWQKLGGLSAGQEKFAEFYREVEKISIDYGVMEKAERVAVIKGDFGWDDLGSWEAVERFHPRDQHQNVLVGNCLAIDSQNNLVYSDDGVVAALGLKDIIIVQSQGAVLVCHRSKVQEVRKVLEELKKMPDGKKFM
- a CDS encoding SPOR domain-containing protein; the encoded protein is MKHKILLAAVLPLIFAGCFGKKQEVQKPLAEPVAEAPAKTPFPEQPAAQAPAPQSEAPAPQDNSGMTIPSGSKGPVNQVYGWRVQLFVSGSIENARRVAEEARWKFKDQQIYIAEALPYYKVQAGNCLTRQDADNLKARAKALGYQGSFVVEMDLTR